One genomic segment of Stigmatopora argus isolate UIUO_Sarg chromosome 3, RoL_Sarg_1.0, whole genome shotgun sequence includes these proteins:
- the LOC144071444 gene encoding genetic suppressor element 1-like isoform X2 → MFGLKSPHFYLAGMSHESTKSASLGMVSTATVSPLSPLTNGSALAGQSANSGFAAALRKLAKQAEDPRGLALSAESSPVSSPVTSRGSPVGTPKRASLGPVPAPAQTRGHAPVPAAPPVVAIAPSKNSNGSWRVDGRQVEQSVPRLGGRPPQDKRTPAVPPLPHPFGLAPSPLMQDPRMQNLSLPGQMLPSGSIPEDYLRALRPFATPDDLRLTSAPLGLDPSVAAAYYHPAFLHHPLSLPRMEESLCLSALRSQFYSLPGGGAAAFPPLHPSGLHLHLPGAHYPGELNHGALAERLQMENEFRQREREEEMDRQKERLRERQRQMVRAAEGRAYLAEGPPGRPEDERLDKAKEPEPLAFSTHKPLPLSLHPSRVSVPHPMPSLVPSHLGKLHATTPVHGANPRAGEEAWIKDNRLAPPKQGFLESAPPLGAPPPLISPKAPTPALWNPASLAERRKPAPPTRPPPGLTRSDRPHPEGAGRPPGSTERRSPAGEEELLRRRRADAPRPRFDVPLSDPGAGGERRKPPAAVYDEVLRQHRRLLSKLDLEEKRRREARQGGYYYDLNDSYDESDEEEVRAHLRRVTEQPPLKLNTSSEKVAFLGTCGLVTLAQRDQLLQRKRRKRRRMMRERSTSPSPPPPATRGQRKSPPSLRTPYTAEQMDGTPGLQEKKDFLRAFKLSHVSARQRKDKEKTEDLLKAIEKKTVTLDTIRYGAVPPCRNGSPTAAAASSSESRSSPPSCQSNGNPSPSPSPPCLRKATHNSDCLRPPPPPPPPPLASRRDKAPDKKPPGVHNGHLKKEPGGVGVRSWERFTPEAFAQHFHQAVLQSTHHKASNSSKTESAPPRDFSPLKTSGANVTAQLVNGYRPRHRATEEDADDEEDEEEEDEEPPRKWKGIEAIFQAYHDYVDERSVERQVLHSQCKRLEAQNIHLSRTAEQLSLTMTELVSQKQRVREERERLHAQLEHFRRCLTLPSMHWGRGGHGNR, encoded by the exons GCATGAGCCATGAGTCCACCAAGTCGGCGTCATTAGGAATGGTCTCCACGGCCACCGTCAGCCCCCTCAGCCCTCTGACCAATGGGAGCGCGCTCGCCGGCCAGTCTGCCAACTCCGGATTCGCCGCCGCCCTGCGCAAACTGGCCAAACAGGCCGAGGACCCCCGAG GTTTGGCCCTCAGCGCCGAGTCGTCGCCCGTGTCTTCGCCCGTCACCAGCCGCGGCTCGCCGGTCGGCACCCCGAAGCGGGCGTCGCTAGGGCCCGTCCCGGCCCCCGCCCAGACCCGGGGCCACGCCCCCGTCCCCGCCGCCCCTCCCGTGGTGGCCATCGCGCCCTCCAAGAACAGTAACGGCTCGTGGCGGGTCGACGGACGACAG GTAGAGCAGAGCGTCCCGAGGCTCGGAGGACGCCCGCCGCAGGACAAGAGAACGCCGGCCGTGCCTCCGCTGCCTCACCCGTTTGGACTCGCCCCGAGTCCGCTCATGCAAGACCCCAGAATGCAGAACCTCAG TTTACCTGGACAGATGCTCCCGTCGGGCAGCATCCCCGAGGATTACCTACGAGCGCTGCGTCCCTTCGCCACCCCGGACGACCTCCGGCTGACCTCGGCGCCTCTGGGCCTGGACCCCTCGGTCGCCGCCGCCTACTACCATCCCGCCTTCTTGCACCACCCGCTCTCTTTACCCAG AATGGAGGAATCCTTGTGTCTGTCAGCGCTGCGCTCGCAGTTTTACTCCCTGCCAGGCGGGGGCGCTGCCGCCTTCCCCCCTTTGCACCCCTCCGGCCTTCACTTGCACCTGCCCGGCGCGCATTACCCCGGAGAGCTCAACCACGGCGCGCTGGCCGAGAg GCTGCAGATGGAGAACGAGTTTCgccagcgagagagagaggaggagatGGACAGACAGAAGGAGAGGCTGAGGGAACGGCAGCGGCAGATGGTCAGGGCCGCCGAGGGCCGAGCGTACCTGGCCGAGGGGCCGCCCGGGAGGCCGGAGGACGAGCGACTCG ATAAAGCCAAGGAGCCCGAACCCCTAGCTTTCTCCACGCACAAGCCTCTGCCCTTGAGCCTGCACCCCTCCAGGGTCTCCGTGCCGCACCCCATGCCCAGCCTGGTGCCCTCTCACCTGGGGAAGCTGCACGCCACGACGCCCGTCCACGGAGCGAATCCGAGGGCCGGCGAGGAGGCCTGGATCAAAGACAATAG ACTGGCTCCTCCAAAGCAAGGATTCCTCGAGTCGGCCCCGCCCCTGGGCGCCCCGCCCCCTCTCATCTCCCCGAAAGCGCCGACGCCCGCCCTGTGGAACCCGGCTTCTTTGGCGGAGCGCCGAAAGCCAGCCCCGCCCACGCGCCCCCCTCCCGGCCTGACCAGGAGCGACCGCCCCCACCCGGAGGGGGCCGGGAGGCCACCGGGATCCACCGAGAGACGCTCCCCGGCGGGTGAGGAGGAGCTCCTCCGGAGGCGGCGGGCCGACGCCCCCCGGCCCAGGTTCGACGTCCCGCTGTCGGACCCCGGGGCCGGCGGGGAGCGGCGGAAGCCCCCCGCCGCCGTGTACGACGAAGTGCTGCGGCAGCATCGGAGACTCCTCAGCAAGCTGGATTTGGAGGAGAAGAGGAGACGGGAGGCCCGACAaggag GTTATTACTACGACTTGAACGATTCGTACGACGAGAGTGACGAAGAAGAGGTGAGGGCCCACCTGAGGAGGGTGACGGAGCAACCGCCACTCAAGCTCAACACGTCCTCTGAG AAAGTGGCGTTCCTGGGCACGTGCGGCCTGGTGACGCTAGCCCAACGCGACCAACTGCTGCAGCGCAAGCGGCGAAAGCGGAGGCGGATGATGAGGGAGCGCAGCACCTCgccatcgccgccgccgccggctacCCGCGGGCAGAGGAAGTCTCCCCCGTCGCTGAGGACGCCGTACACCGCCGAGCAGATGGACGGCACCCCCGGGctgcaggaaaaaaaggacTTCCTGCGGGCCTTCAAGCTCTCGCACGTCAGCGCGCGGCAACGCAAAG ACAAGGAGAAGACGGAAGACCTGCTGAAGGCCATCGAGAAGAAGACGGTGACGTTGGACACGATCCGTTACGGCGCCGTGCCACCCTGTCGAAACGGCAgccccaccgccgccgccgcctcctcaaGCG AGTCCCGGTCCAGCCCGCCTTCCTGTCAATCCAACGGAAATCCCTCTCCGAGCCCCTCCCCTCCGTGTTTGCGCAAAGCCACTCACAACAGCGACTGTCTCcgcccaccgccgccgccaccgcctccACCTTTGGCGTCCCGCCGCGACAAAGCCCCCGACAAAAAGCCGCCGGGGGTCCACAACGGTCACCTGAAAAAGGAGCCCGGCGGCGTTGGCGTGCGTTCCTGGGAGAGGTTCACGCCCGAGGCCTTTGCTCAGCACTTCCACCAGGCCGTTCTGCAGTCCACGCATCACAAAG CCTCCAACTCAAGCAAGACTGAAAGCGCACCCCCTCGCGACTTCTCCCCGCTGAAAACGAGCGGAGCGAACGTCACGGCTCAGCTGGTCAACGGCTACCGGCCCCGCCATCGCGCGACCGAGGAAGACGCGGACGACGAAGAagacgaagaggaggaagacgaggagcCGCCCAGGAAGTGGAAGGGCATCGAAGCCATTTTCCAGGCCTATCATGATTACGTGGATG AACGAAGCGTCGAGAGGCAAGTTCTTCACAGTCAGTGCAAAAGACTGGAAGCGCAGAACATTCACCTCAGTAGAACCGCAGAGCAACTCTCTCTCACCATGACG GAGCTGGTGAGTCAAAAGCAGCGGGTGCGCGAAGAGCGCGAGAGGCTCCACGCCCAGCTGGAGCACTTCAGGAGGTGCCTGACACTACCCAGCATGCACTGGGGTAGAGGGGGACACGGCAACAGGTGA
- the LOC144071444 gene encoding genetic suppressor element 1-like isoform X3 — protein MSHESTKSASLGMVSTATVSPLSPLTNGSALAGQSANSGFAAALRKLAKQAEDPRGLALSAESSPVSSPVTSRGSPVGTPKRASLGPVPAPAQTRGHAPVPAAPPVVAIAPSKNSNGSWRVDGRQVEQSVPRLGGRPPQDKRTPAVPPLPHPFGLAPSPLMQDPRMQNLSLPGQMLPSGSIPEDYLRALRPFATPDDLRLTSAPLGLDPSVAAAYYHPAFLHHPLSLPRMEESLCLSALRSQFYSLPGGGAAAFPPLHPSGLHLHLPGAHYPGELNHGALAERLQMENEFRQREREEEMDRQKERLRERQRQMVRAAEGRAYLAEGPPGRPEDERLDKAKEPEPLAFSTHKPLPLSLHPSRVSVPHPMPSLVPSHLGKLHATTPVHGANPRAGEEAWIKDNRLAPPKQGFLESAPPLGAPPPLISPKAPTPALWNPASLAERRKPAPPTRPPPGLTRSDRPHPEGAGRPPGSTERRSPAGEEELLRRRRADAPRPRFDVPLSDPGAGGERRKPPAAVYDEVLRQHRRLLSKLDLEEKRRREARQGGYYYDLNDSYDESDEEEVRAHLRRVTEQPPLKLNTSSEKVAFLGTCGLVTLAQRDQLLQRKRRKRRRMMRERSTSPSPPPPATRGQRKSPPSLRTPYTAEQMDGTPGLQEKKDFLRAFKLSHVSARQRKDKEKTEDLLKAIEKKTVTLDTIRYGAVPPCRNGSPTAAAASSSAESRSSPPSCQSNGNPSPSPSPPCLRKATHNSDCLRPPPPPPPPPLASRRDKAPDKKPPGVHNGHLKKEPGGVGVRSWERFTPEAFAQHFHQAVLQSTHHKASNSSKTESAPPRDFSPLKTSGANVTAQLVNGYRPRHRATEEDADDEEDEEEEDEEPPRKWKGIEAIFQAYHDYVDERSVERQVLHSQCKRLEAQNIHLSRTAEQLSLTMTELVSQKQRVREERERLHAQLEHFRRCLTLPSMHWGRGGHGNR, from the exons ATGAGCCATGAGTCCACCAAGTCGGCGTCATTAGGAATGGTCTCCACGGCCACCGTCAGCCCCCTCAGCCCTCTGACCAATGGGAGCGCGCTCGCCGGCCAGTCTGCCAACTCCGGATTCGCCGCCGCCCTGCGCAAACTGGCCAAACAGGCCGAGGACCCCCGAG GTTTGGCCCTCAGCGCCGAGTCGTCGCCCGTGTCTTCGCCCGTCACCAGCCGCGGCTCGCCGGTCGGCACCCCGAAGCGGGCGTCGCTAGGGCCCGTCCCGGCCCCCGCCCAGACCCGGGGCCACGCCCCCGTCCCCGCCGCCCCTCCCGTGGTGGCCATCGCGCCCTCCAAGAACAGTAACGGCTCGTGGCGGGTCGACGGACGACAG GTAGAGCAGAGCGTCCCGAGGCTCGGAGGACGCCCGCCGCAGGACAAGAGAACGCCGGCCGTGCCTCCGCTGCCTCACCCGTTTGGACTCGCCCCGAGTCCGCTCATGCAAGACCCCAGAATGCAGAACCTCAG TTTACCTGGACAGATGCTCCCGTCGGGCAGCATCCCCGAGGATTACCTACGAGCGCTGCGTCCCTTCGCCACCCCGGACGACCTCCGGCTGACCTCGGCGCCTCTGGGCCTGGACCCCTCGGTCGCCGCCGCCTACTACCATCCCGCCTTCTTGCACCACCCGCTCTCTTTACCCAG AATGGAGGAATCCTTGTGTCTGTCAGCGCTGCGCTCGCAGTTTTACTCCCTGCCAGGCGGGGGCGCTGCCGCCTTCCCCCCTTTGCACCCCTCCGGCCTTCACTTGCACCTGCCCGGCGCGCATTACCCCGGAGAGCTCAACCACGGCGCGCTGGCCGAGAg GCTGCAGATGGAGAACGAGTTTCgccagcgagagagagaggaggagatGGACAGACAGAAGGAGAGGCTGAGGGAACGGCAGCGGCAGATGGTCAGGGCCGCCGAGGGCCGAGCGTACCTGGCCGAGGGGCCGCCCGGGAGGCCGGAGGACGAGCGACTCG ATAAAGCCAAGGAGCCCGAACCCCTAGCTTTCTCCACGCACAAGCCTCTGCCCTTGAGCCTGCACCCCTCCAGGGTCTCCGTGCCGCACCCCATGCCCAGCCTGGTGCCCTCTCACCTGGGGAAGCTGCACGCCACGACGCCCGTCCACGGAGCGAATCCGAGGGCCGGCGAGGAGGCCTGGATCAAAGACAATAG ACTGGCTCCTCCAAAGCAAGGATTCCTCGAGTCGGCCCCGCCCCTGGGCGCCCCGCCCCCTCTCATCTCCCCGAAAGCGCCGACGCCCGCCCTGTGGAACCCGGCTTCTTTGGCGGAGCGCCGAAAGCCAGCCCCGCCCACGCGCCCCCCTCCCGGCCTGACCAGGAGCGACCGCCCCCACCCGGAGGGGGCCGGGAGGCCACCGGGATCCACCGAGAGACGCTCCCCGGCGGGTGAGGAGGAGCTCCTCCGGAGGCGGCGGGCCGACGCCCCCCGGCCCAGGTTCGACGTCCCGCTGTCGGACCCCGGGGCCGGCGGGGAGCGGCGGAAGCCCCCCGCCGCCGTGTACGACGAAGTGCTGCGGCAGCATCGGAGACTCCTCAGCAAGCTGGATTTGGAGGAGAAGAGGAGACGGGAGGCCCGACAaggag GTTATTACTACGACTTGAACGATTCGTACGACGAGAGTGACGAAGAAGAGGTGAGGGCCCACCTGAGGAGGGTGACGGAGCAACCGCCACTCAAGCTCAACACGTCCTCTGAG AAAGTGGCGTTCCTGGGCACGTGCGGCCTGGTGACGCTAGCCCAACGCGACCAACTGCTGCAGCGCAAGCGGCGAAAGCGGAGGCGGATGATGAGGGAGCGCAGCACCTCgccatcgccgccgccgccggctacCCGCGGGCAGAGGAAGTCTCCCCCGTCGCTGAGGACGCCGTACACCGCCGAGCAGATGGACGGCACCCCCGGGctgcaggaaaaaaaggacTTCCTGCGGGCCTTCAAGCTCTCGCACGTCAGCGCGCGGCAACGCAAAG ACAAGGAGAAGACGGAAGACCTGCTGAAGGCCATCGAGAAGAAGACGGTGACGTTGGACACGATCCGTTACGGCGCCGTGCCACCCTGTCGAAACGGCAgccccaccgccgccgccgcctcctcaaGCG CAGAGTCCCGGTCCAGCCCGCCTTCCTGTCAATCCAACGGAAATCCCTCTCCGAGCCCCTCCCCTCCGTGTTTGCGCAAAGCCACTCACAACAGCGACTGTCTCcgcccaccgccgccgccaccgcctccACCTTTGGCGTCCCGCCGCGACAAAGCCCCCGACAAAAAGCCGCCGGGGGTCCACAACGGTCACCTGAAAAAGGAGCCCGGCGGCGTTGGCGTGCGTTCCTGGGAGAGGTTCACGCCCGAGGCCTTTGCTCAGCACTTCCACCAGGCCGTTCTGCAGTCCACGCATCACAAAG CCTCCAACTCAAGCAAGACTGAAAGCGCACCCCCTCGCGACTTCTCCCCGCTGAAAACGAGCGGAGCGAACGTCACGGCTCAGCTGGTCAACGGCTACCGGCCCCGCCATCGCGCGACCGAGGAAGACGCGGACGACGAAGAagacgaagaggaggaagacgaggagcCGCCCAGGAAGTGGAAGGGCATCGAAGCCATTTTCCAGGCCTATCATGATTACGTGGATG AACGAAGCGTCGAGAGGCAAGTTCTTCACAGTCAGTGCAAAAGACTGGAAGCGCAGAACATTCACCTCAGTAGAACCGCAGAGCAACTCTCTCTCACCATGACG GAGCTGGTGAGTCAAAAGCAGCGGGTGCGCGAAGAGCGCGAGAGGCTCCACGCCCAGCTGGAGCACTTCAGGAGGTGCCTGACACTACCCAGCATGCACTGGGGTAGAGGGGGACACGGCAACAGGTGA
- the LOC144071913 gene encoding dynein light chain roadblock-type 2-like, whose product MAEVEETLQRIEAHGSVVGTIIANADGIPVRSTFDISKAGKYAEVLRHLTAMARSTVRDVDPQDDLVVMRISTKNQEIMIAPENSYLLILVQQKVDKYTRA is encoded by the exons atg gctGAGGTTGAGGAAACTCTCCAAAGAATTGAAGCCCACGGGAGTGTGGTTGGAACCATAATTGCTAATGCAGATG GTATTCCCGTGCGATCGACGTTCGATATTTCTAAGGCCGGCAAATACGCGGAGGTTCTTCGCCATCTCACCGCCATGGCCAGGAGCACCGTGAgagacgtggacccccaggatgACCTTGTCGTGATGCGCATCAGCACAAAGAATCAAGAAATTATGATTGCACCAG AAAACTCCTATCTTCTGATTCTGGTCCAGCAGAAAGTTGATAAATACACCCGCGCGTGA
- the LOC144071444 gene encoding genetic suppressor element 1-like isoform X1, with protein sequence MFGLKSPHFYLAGMSHESTKSASLGMVSTATVSPLSPLTNGSALAGQSANSGFAAALRKLAKQAEDPRGLALSAESSPVSSPVTSRGSPVGTPKRASLGPVPAPAQTRGHAPVPAAPPVVAIAPSKNSNGSWRVDGRQVEQSVPRLGGRPPQDKRTPAVPPLPHPFGLAPSPLMQDPRMQNLSLPGQMLPSGSIPEDYLRALRPFATPDDLRLTSAPLGLDPSVAAAYYHPAFLHHPLSLPRMEESLCLSALRSQFYSLPGGGAAAFPPLHPSGLHLHLPGAHYPGELNHGALAERLQMENEFRQREREEEMDRQKERLRERQRQMVRAAEGRAYLAEGPPGRPEDERLDKAKEPEPLAFSTHKPLPLSLHPSRVSVPHPMPSLVPSHLGKLHATTPVHGANPRAGEEAWIKDNRLAPPKQGFLESAPPLGAPPPLISPKAPTPALWNPASLAERRKPAPPTRPPPGLTRSDRPHPEGAGRPPGSTERRSPAGEEELLRRRRADAPRPRFDVPLSDPGAGGERRKPPAAVYDEVLRQHRRLLSKLDLEEKRRREARQGGYYYDLNDSYDESDEEEVRAHLRRVTEQPPLKLNTSSEKVAFLGTCGLVTLAQRDQLLQRKRRKRRRMMRERSTSPSPPPPATRGQRKSPPSLRTPYTAEQMDGTPGLQEKKDFLRAFKLSHVSARQRKDKEKTEDLLKAIEKKTVTLDTIRYGAVPPCRNGSPTAAAASSSAESRSSPPSCQSNGNPSPSPSPPCLRKATHNSDCLRPPPPPPPPPLASRRDKAPDKKPPGVHNGHLKKEPGGVGVRSWERFTPEAFAQHFHQAVLQSTHHKASNSSKTESAPPRDFSPLKTSGANVTAQLVNGYRPRHRATEEDADDEEDEEEEDEEPPRKWKGIEAIFQAYHDYVDERSVERQVLHSQCKRLEAQNIHLSRTAEQLSLTMTELVSQKQRVREERERLHAQLEHFRRCLTLPSMHWGRGGHGNR encoded by the exons GCATGAGCCATGAGTCCACCAAGTCGGCGTCATTAGGAATGGTCTCCACGGCCACCGTCAGCCCCCTCAGCCCTCTGACCAATGGGAGCGCGCTCGCCGGCCAGTCTGCCAACTCCGGATTCGCCGCCGCCCTGCGCAAACTGGCCAAACAGGCCGAGGACCCCCGAG GTTTGGCCCTCAGCGCCGAGTCGTCGCCCGTGTCTTCGCCCGTCACCAGCCGCGGCTCGCCGGTCGGCACCCCGAAGCGGGCGTCGCTAGGGCCCGTCCCGGCCCCCGCCCAGACCCGGGGCCACGCCCCCGTCCCCGCCGCCCCTCCCGTGGTGGCCATCGCGCCCTCCAAGAACAGTAACGGCTCGTGGCGGGTCGACGGACGACAG GTAGAGCAGAGCGTCCCGAGGCTCGGAGGACGCCCGCCGCAGGACAAGAGAACGCCGGCCGTGCCTCCGCTGCCTCACCCGTTTGGACTCGCCCCGAGTCCGCTCATGCAAGACCCCAGAATGCAGAACCTCAG TTTACCTGGACAGATGCTCCCGTCGGGCAGCATCCCCGAGGATTACCTACGAGCGCTGCGTCCCTTCGCCACCCCGGACGACCTCCGGCTGACCTCGGCGCCTCTGGGCCTGGACCCCTCGGTCGCCGCCGCCTACTACCATCCCGCCTTCTTGCACCACCCGCTCTCTTTACCCAG AATGGAGGAATCCTTGTGTCTGTCAGCGCTGCGCTCGCAGTTTTACTCCCTGCCAGGCGGGGGCGCTGCCGCCTTCCCCCCTTTGCACCCCTCCGGCCTTCACTTGCACCTGCCCGGCGCGCATTACCCCGGAGAGCTCAACCACGGCGCGCTGGCCGAGAg GCTGCAGATGGAGAACGAGTTTCgccagcgagagagagaggaggagatGGACAGACAGAAGGAGAGGCTGAGGGAACGGCAGCGGCAGATGGTCAGGGCCGCCGAGGGCCGAGCGTACCTGGCCGAGGGGCCGCCCGGGAGGCCGGAGGACGAGCGACTCG ATAAAGCCAAGGAGCCCGAACCCCTAGCTTTCTCCACGCACAAGCCTCTGCCCTTGAGCCTGCACCCCTCCAGGGTCTCCGTGCCGCACCCCATGCCCAGCCTGGTGCCCTCTCACCTGGGGAAGCTGCACGCCACGACGCCCGTCCACGGAGCGAATCCGAGGGCCGGCGAGGAGGCCTGGATCAAAGACAATAG ACTGGCTCCTCCAAAGCAAGGATTCCTCGAGTCGGCCCCGCCCCTGGGCGCCCCGCCCCCTCTCATCTCCCCGAAAGCGCCGACGCCCGCCCTGTGGAACCCGGCTTCTTTGGCGGAGCGCCGAAAGCCAGCCCCGCCCACGCGCCCCCCTCCCGGCCTGACCAGGAGCGACCGCCCCCACCCGGAGGGGGCCGGGAGGCCACCGGGATCCACCGAGAGACGCTCCCCGGCGGGTGAGGAGGAGCTCCTCCGGAGGCGGCGGGCCGACGCCCCCCGGCCCAGGTTCGACGTCCCGCTGTCGGACCCCGGGGCCGGCGGGGAGCGGCGGAAGCCCCCCGCCGCCGTGTACGACGAAGTGCTGCGGCAGCATCGGAGACTCCTCAGCAAGCTGGATTTGGAGGAGAAGAGGAGACGGGAGGCCCGACAaggag GTTATTACTACGACTTGAACGATTCGTACGACGAGAGTGACGAAGAAGAGGTGAGGGCCCACCTGAGGAGGGTGACGGAGCAACCGCCACTCAAGCTCAACACGTCCTCTGAG AAAGTGGCGTTCCTGGGCACGTGCGGCCTGGTGACGCTAGCCCAACGCGACCAACTGCTGCAGCGCAAGCGGCGAAAGCGGAGGCGGATGATGAGGGAGCGCAGCACCTCgccatcgccgccgccgccggctacCCGCGGGCAGAGGAAGTCTCCCCCGTCGCTGAGGACGCCGTACACCGCCGAGCAGATGGACGGCACCCCCGGGctgcaggaaaaaaaggacTTCCTGCGGGCCTTCAAGCTCTCGCACGTCAGCGCGCGGCAACGCAAAG ACAAGGAGAAGACGGAAGACCTGCTGAAGGCCATCGAGAAGAAGACGGTGACGTTGGACACGATCCGTTACGGCGCCGTGCCACCCTGTCGAAACGGCAgccccaccgccgccgccgcctcctcaaGCG CAGAGTCCCGGTCCAGCCCGCCTTCCTGTCAATCCAACGGAAATCCCTCTCCGAGCCCCTCCCCTCCGTGTTTGCGCAAAGCCACTCACAACAGCGACTGTCTCcgcccaccgccgccgccaccgcctccACCTTTGGCGTCCCGCCGCGACAAAGCCCCCGACAAAAAGCCGCCGGGGGTCCACAACGGTCACCTGAAAAAGGAGCCCGGCGGCGTTGGCGTGCGTTCCTGGGAGAGGTTCACGCCCGAGGCCTTTGCTCAGCACTTCCACCAGGCCGTTCTGCAGTCCACGCATCACAAAG CCTCCAACTCAAGCAAGACTGAAAGCGCACCCCCTCGCGACTTCTCCCCGCTGAAAACGAGCGGAGCGAACGTCACGGCTCAGCTGGTCAACGGCTACCGGCCCCGCCATCGCGCGACCGAGGAAGACGCGGACGACGAAGAagacgaagaggaggaagacgaggagcCGCCCAGGAAGTGGAAGGGCATCGAAGCCATTTTCCAGGCCTATCATGATTACGTGGATG AACGAAGCGTCGAGAGGCAAGTTCTTCACAGTCAGTGCAAAAGACTGGAAGCGCAGAACATTCACCTCAGTAGAACCGCAGAGCAACTCTCTCTCACCATGACG GAGCTGGTGAGTCAAAAGCAGCGGGTGCGCGAAGAGCGCGAGAGGCTCCACGCCCAGCTGGAGCACTTCAGGAGGTGCCTGACACTACCCAGCATGCACTGGGGTAGAGGGGGACACGGCAACAGGTGA
- the psmd7 gene encoding 26S proteasome non-ATPase regulatory subunit 7, with amino-acid sequence MPEPAVENVVVHPLVLLSVVDHFNRIGKVGNQKRVVGVLLGSWQKKVLDVSNSFAVPFDEDDRDDSVWFLDHDYLENMYGMFKKVNARERIVGWYHTGPKLHKNDIAINELIKQYCTNSVLVIIDVKPKDLGLPTEAYISVEEIHDDGTPTSKTFEHVTSEIGAEEAEEVGVEHLLRDIKDTTVGTLSQRITNQVHGLKGLNSKLLEIRSYLERVTAGKLPINHQIVYQLQDVFNLLPDVNLLEFTKAFYLKTNDQMLVVYLASLIRSVVALHNLINNKISNRDAEKKEGQEKEEGKKEKKDDKEKKEDKDKTDGAKKDDKKKK; translated from the exons ATGCCGGAACCAGCGGTAGAAAATGTCGTCGTTCACCCTTTAGTATTGCTCAGTGTGGTCGACCATTTCAACAG AATAGGGAAAGTCGGCAATCAGAAACGAGTAGTGGGTGTCCTTTTGGGCTCTTGGCAGAAGAAAGTTCTTGACGTTTCAAACAGCTTTGCGG TACCGTTCGACGAAGATGACAGGGACGACTCCGTATGGTTCCTGGACCACGACTACTTGGAAAACATGTATGGCATGTTTAAAAAAGTCAATG CCAGAGAAAGAATCGTGGGATGGTATCACACGGGGCCCAAGTTGCATAAGAACGACATCGCCATCAACGAGCTCATCAAACAGTACTGTACCAATTCG GTGTTGGTCATCATTGACGTGAAGCCCAAAGATCTGGGCCTTCCCACAGAAGCGTACATCTCCGTGGAAGAAATACATGAC GATGGCACGCCGACATCCAAGACGTTCGAGCACGTGACCAGCGAGATCGGAGCCGAGGAAGCCGAGGAAGTGGGGGTGGAGCACCTGCTCAG AGACATCAAGGACACCACGGTGGGGACGCTGTCGCAGCGCATCACCAACCAAGTCCATGGCCTGAAGGGGCTCAACTCCAAGCTGCTGGAGATCCGTTCCTACCTGGAAAGGGTGACCGCCGGCAAGCTGCCCATCAACCATCAAATCGTCTACCAGCTGCAGGACgttttcaacctgctgcccgACGTCAACTTGCTG GAGTTCACCAAGGCCTTCTACCTGAAGACCAACGACCAGATGCTGGTGGTCTACCTGGCGTCGCTCATCCGCTCCGTGGTGGCCCTGCACAACTTGATCAACAACAAGATTTCCAACCGGGACGCCGAGAAAAAGGAGGGCCAGGAAAAGGAGGAGGGCAAGAAGGAGAAAAAGGACGACAAGGAGAAGAAAGAGGACAAGGACAAAACGGACGGCGCCAAGAAGGAcgacaagaagaagaaatga
- the LOC144071914 gene encoding dynein light chain roadblock-type 2-like — protein sequence MAKVEEALQRVEAHASVIGTIVANAEGIPVRSTFENSKAAKYAGLLRHLTLMATGMVRDVDPQNDLTVLRIGTKNQEIMIAPESDSLVIVLQRFDG from the exons ATG GCAAAAGTTGAGGAAGCTCTCCAGAGAGTGGAAGCTCATGCCAGTGTGATTGGAACCATTGTTGCCAATGCAGAAG GCATCCCAGTTCGATCAACGTTCGAAAACTCCAAGGCCGCAAAGTACGCGGGGCTCCTTCGCCACCTCACCTTGATGGCCACCGGCATGGTGAGAGACGTGGACCCTCAGAATGACCTCACCGTCCTCCGCATTGGCACCAAGAACCAGGAGATCATGATTGCACCTG AGAGTGATTCTCTTGTGATTGTCCTCCAGAGGTTTGATGGCTGA